In bacterium, one genomic interval encodes:
- a CDS encoding CapA family protein codes for MKRFFLPVGICAIILFSPAISPAQGGAPLRIALLGDFLPAGSAQPVIDRYGYARLFDGVREILATTDAVVLNLETPLTTSGNAVEGKTYTFRASPEAAAAMKAEGVQAAWLANNHILDFGVEALADTIFYMEEAGISHAGAGMDVGSAYSPALLKLKDRIALLLGYSNTFPESYWARKARPGTAFGSPKAVARGVAAADQAADGPVIASFHWGAELMTEPKDYQVELARVAVDSGASLVVGHHPHVPQPIDVYRGAPVMYSLGNFSFGSLSKRSRVGILAVAQFTEGGRCELLEIYPLLVDNYEVNFTPRPITGLDGQRIFDPLVKGIGREVASAEWDGQKGVIIPMQPTRGHRDAETRGESGDRVSE; via the coding sequence ATGAAAAGGTTTTTCCTTCCTGTCGGCATCTGCGCCATCATCCTTTTTTCCCCCGCCATTTCCCCCGCTCAAGGGGGTGCGCCCCTGCGTATCGCCCTCCTGGGAGATTTCCTGCCGGCAGGCAGCGCCCAGCCTGTTATCGACCGGTACGGTTACGCGAGGCTGTTCGACGGGGTCCGTGAGATACTGGCTACCACCGACGCCGTTGTCCTTAACCTGGAGACACCCCTGACGACCTCAGGCAATGCCGTGGAAGGGAAGACCTACACTTTCAGAGCCTCACCGGAAGCGGCGGCGGCCATGAAGGCAGAGGGTGTCCAGGCAGCGTGGCTTGCCAACAACCACATCCTGGATTTCGGGGTGGAAGCCCTCGCCGACACCATCTTTTATATGGAGGAAGCAGGGATATCCCATGCCGGAGCCGGCATGGATGTCGGGAGCGCCTACTCTCCGGCCCTCCTGAAGTTGAAAGACCGGATCGCCCTGCTTCTGGGGTACTCCAATACCTTTCCCGAGAGCTACTGGGCCCGGAAAGCGCGGCCCGGGACCGCTTTCGGTTCACCCAAAGCGGTAGCGAGGGGGGTGGCAGCTGCAGACCAGGCGGCCGACGGCCCCGTCATCGCCTCGTTCCACTGGGGCGCCGAGCTTATGACCGAGCCCAAAGATTACCAGGTGGAGCTGGCAAGGGTTGCCGTCGACAGCGGCGCCTCCCTGGTCGTGGGCCACCATCCCCACGTCCCCCAGCCCATCGACGTTTACCGGGGCGCTCCCGTCATGTACAGCCTTGGCAACTTCTCCTTCGGCTCCTTGAGCAAACGCTCCCGGGTGGGGATCCTGGCTGTCGCCCAGTTCACGGAAGGCGGCCGGTGCGAGCTGCTGGAGATCTACCCCCTGCTGGTGGACAACTACGAGGTGAACTTCACGCCCAGGCCCATCACGGGCCTCGATGGACAGAGGATCTTCGACCCCCTGGTGAAAGGGATCGGACGCGAGGTTGCATCGGCCGAATGGGACGGCCAAAAAGGCGTTATTATTCCGATGCAACCGACACGGGGACACCGAGACGCGGAGACGCGGGGAGAGAGCGGTGACAGAGTATCGGAGTAA
- a CDS encoding PD-(D/E)XK nuclease family protein — MTHFVPNKFISNLAAICRENLLAEKWLLAPNRRVGNQWAEQVARSGQPAVNLRVTTVRSLVLELSGSAPGKLISHRGAEILVSRVLNALRDQAPRYFTTLEPFPSLVSALTRSIEDLRTAGISAEELRDTGTSRRWRDRLRHGDAGTPRPGSGQGGKSAKMAELADLLTGYENGLAEMGRVDYGGLLSAVTDDFRSGTGRWPEGRMLLTPDDLELRGLENTLMDLLPAVIVQGLKPGEPSPSGDRELTDLARLAWMDTPLQAPPKASSPQDDGTLEILGASGEINEARLALRKCLSRTWPLDQVEILYTDGSTYLPLLFELFARHFPFETGDLDNLPATFSEGIPSVYSRPGKALGAWARWAMDGYPVQGLAGMVREGLLRFNGESSQAERAAAADLLCGTGAGPGPGAALAAVEAAMEALKGRSGNRYDEDGDALPDRGKDLAVLDSLQNLLTTLQGCTPLPGHSLSEVLEGAACFLETTVRTAGQFDEYAAKALARDIDETLKNIGELSHFPEGDPLAWIVSFIQEVRVAGSGPRPGRLHVAPLALGGHSGRPHTVVLGLDDGRFPGSDRQEPVLLDSEREALSPLLRVSGEELKAREISLIALAGRVRGTLTLACCLRDLVEDRDTFPSPSLVKAYRILSDPRADQEALLNHLSPPAGFIDPAGGISLDSAQWWTERFTRPGRVIGGSAALGRRFPNLGRGMAASEEKRRPVVTPFDGLTGPLPPELDILSELGPAASSNRLQTLGACPLRYFFKYILDIKGVDEEAPEPGKWLTPSDRGSILHELFQLYMDGLIRAGKAPDYDRDSAGLEKLLDGLLDRHGREAPPPTSHARDHEREQMMESARIFLREEESFTRDHEPLYAEASLGLPSTDLPTGLDRAEPVSLELAPGRRVRARGRIDRIDRRKSDGAFVITDYKSGSNWLYTRKDPFNQGRVVQHLFYVRMAESCLARSAGHNARVVAFRYLFPTAQAQGEAVLLARETLEDGREVLAHLCDLAGSGCFVATDDAGDCKWCDYALVCGDTASQALRVAAKLAGDDPALNPMRKLRGYE, encoded by the coding sequence ATGACCCATTTCGTTCCCAATAAATTCATATCCAACCTCGCCGCCATCTGCCGGGAGAATTTGCTCGCCGAGAAATGGCTCCTCGCCCCTAACCGGCGCGTGGGCAACCAGTGGGCCGAGCAGGTGGCCCGCTCCGGGCAGCCCGCCGTCAACCTGCGTGTGACGACTGTCAGGAGCCTCGTCCTTGAACTGTCCGGTTCCGCCCCGGGAAAGCTGATCTCCCACCGGGGTGCCGAGATCCTCGTCTCCCGGGTCCTCAACGCCCTTCGTGACCAGGCGCCGCGCTACTTCACAACGCTGGAACCGTTCCCCTCACTGGTGAGTGCGTTGACAAGGTCCATCGAAGATCTCCGGACAGCGGGAATTTCTGCAGAAGAACTCCGAGACACGGGGACGTCACGCCGCTGGCGTGACAGGCTTCGACACGGAGACGCGGGGACCCCTCGACCAGGCTCGGGGCAGGGAGGTAAAAGCGCCAAGATGGCGGAGCTGGCCGACCTGCTCACCGGTTATGAAAACGGCCTCGCGGAAATGGGCCGGGTCGATTACGGCGGTCTCCTGTCCGCCGTGACGGATGACTTTCGTTCAGGCACGGGCCGATGGCCGGAAGGGAGGATGCTCCTGACCCCCGACGACCTCGAACTGCGCGGGCTGGAGAACACTCTCATGGACCTGCTGCCTGCCGTGATCGTCCAGGGACTGAAACCCGGAGAGCCTTCCCCTTCCGGGGACCGGGAGCTCACCGACCTCGCGCGCCTTGCCTGGATGGACACCCCCCTGCAGGCCCCTCCTAAGGCTTCATCTCCGCAGGACGACGGGACCCTGGAGATCCTGGGCGCGTCGGGGGAGATCAACGAGGCGCGCCTTGCCCTGAGAAAGTGTCTTTCCCGCACTTGGCCCCTGGACCAGGTGGAGATCCTTTACACGGACGGCTCGACCTACCTCCCTCTGCTCTTCGAACTGTTCGCACGGCACTTCCCCTTCGAGACCGGCGACCTGGACAACCTGCCCGCCACCTTCTCCGAGGGGATCCCCTCCGTCTACTCGCGCCCCGGCAAAGCCCTCGGCGCCTGGGCCCGGTGGGCCATGGACGGGTACCCGGTCCAGGGCCTGGCCGGCATGGTGCGGGAGGGCCTTTTAAGGTTCAACGGTGAAAGCAGCCAGGCAGAAAGGGCGGCCGCGGCGGACCTGCTTTGCGGAACCGGGGCCGGCCCCGGACCGGGGGCGGCCCTAGCGGCCGTAGAGGCGGCCATGGAGGCGCTGAAAGGACGGTCCGGCAATCGCTACGACGAGGACGGCGACGCACTGCCGGACCGTGGGAAGGACCTCGCCGTTCTCGATTCGCTCCAAAACCTCCTTACAACCCTTCAAGGGTGCACCCCCCTCCCGGGCCACTCCCTGTCCGAGGTACTCGAAGGGGCTGCCTGTTTCCTGGAAACGACCGTCCGCACGGCGGGCCAGTTCGACGAGTACGCCGCCAAGGCTCTCGCCCGGGATATCGACGAGACGTTGAAGAACATAGGGGAGTTGAGTCACTTCCCTGAAGGAGACCCCCTTGCGTGGATCGTCAGTTTTATCCAGGAGGTGAGGGTTGCCGGAAGCGGGCCCCGTCCGGGACGGCTGCACGTGGCACCCCTGGCCCTCGGGGGACACTCGGGACGGCCCCACACCGTCGTGCTGGGTCTCGACGACGGGCGCTTCCCCGGCTCCGACCGCCAGGAGCCGGTGCTGTTAGACAGCGAGCGGGAGGCCCTTTCCCCCCTGCTGCGCGTTTCCGGAGAGGAGCTCAAAGCGAGGGAGATCTCCCTTATCGCCCTGGCCGGAAGGGTGAGAGGCACCCTGACCCTCGCATGCTGCCTCCGGGACCTGGTGGAGGACCGCGACACCTTCCCAAGCCCCTCCCTGGTCAAGGCCTACCGCATCCTTTCCGACCCGCGGGCCGACCAGGAGGCCCTGCTGAACCACCTGTCCCCCCCGGCCGGTTTCATCGACCCGGCCGGCGGCATCAGCCTTGATTCGGCACAGTGGTGGACCGAAAGGTTCACTCGTCCCGGACGCGTGATCGGGGGGAGCGCGGCTCTCGGCCGGCGTTTCCCGAACCTGGGAAGGGGGATGGCCGCGTCGGAGGAAAAGCGGCGGCCGGTGGTGACCCCCTTCGACGGCCTGACAGGCCCCCTGCCCCCCGAGCTGGACATCCTCTCGGAGCTCGGCCCTGCCGCGTCGTCAAACCGCCTGCAGACCCTCGGGGCCTGCCCCCTGCGCTACTTTTTCAAGTATATCCTCGACATAAAAGGAGTTGACGAGGAGGCTCCCGAGCCCGGGAAGTGGCTGACCCCCTCCGACAGGGGAAGCATCCTCCACGAACTGTTTCAGCTCTACATGGACGGCCTCATCCGGGCAGGGAAGGCCCCCGACTACGACAGGGACAGCGCCGGGCTGGAAAAGCTGCTGGACGGCCTTTTAGACCGGCACGGAAGGGAGGCGCCGCCGCCCACCTCCCACGCCAGGGACCACGAACGGGAGCAGATGATGGAGTCGGCCCGCATCTTCCTGCGGGAGGAGGAGTCCTTTACCCGTGATCACGAGCCCCTTTACGCCGAAGCGTCGTTGGGACTGCCCTCCACGGACCTGCCCACGGGCCTCGACCGGGCCGAACCGGTGTCTTTGGAACTGGCCCCGGGGCGGCGCGTCCGGGCCAGGGGGCGCATCGACCGTATCGACCGCAGGAAGAGCGACGGCGCCTTCGTGATCACCGACTACAAGTCGGGCAGCAACTGGCTCTACACCCGGAAGGACCCGTTTAACCAGGGGCGGGTGGTCCAGCACCTGTTCTACGTCCGGATGGCCGAAAGCTGCCTGGCCCGGAGCGCCGGCCATAACGCCCGGGTGGTGGCCTTCCGGTACCTGTTCCCCACCGCCCAGGCCCAGGGAGAAGCCGTACTCCTGGCGAGGGAGACACTGGAAGATGGCAGGGAAGTGCTGGCCCACCTCTGCGACCTGGCCGGCTCGGGCTGTTTTGTGGCCACCGACGACGCCGGTGACTGCAAATGGTGCGATTATGCCCTCGTCTGCGGGGACACCGCCTCCCAGGCCCTGCGCGTTGCCGCGAAGCTCGCGGGAGACGACCCGGCCTTAAACCCCATGAGAAAGCTGCGCGGATATGAGTGA
- a CDS encoding UvrD-helicase domain-containing protein, whose amino-acid sequence MSDPEIRQLPDAAERRKIEENLDTNYLVEAAAGTGKTTSMIRRMVALIASGKARAHHIAAVTFTRKAASELKVRFVLQLEDAWGKALADGDDAKAALFADALENSGRCFVGTIHSFCARLLRERPVEAGVDPAFTEMDEAEDGRLRRVSWDEQMRGLTDEAARDRIVKAGLSPGELFGLFETVVGHPDVDRWPAPEPVPPDMSGALEAFRRYLAHIDGLLPQLPDEFGSDTLIPRMRRVRRMARNARDLSDPLALFKLLETFGLKVVARNKFYPGGKEQARGEAELWVRFNETVAIPAVRMFREYRYAVAIQAVYPAVDRYRHTRTLQGSLNYEDLLLKAAALLRENPGVRRFFQDRYRRLLVDEFQDTDPVQAEVMMFLTSTDTGERDWKNCPPRPGSLFVVGDPKQSIYRFRRADIMIYNEVRDIITGPDAITGAGGGKLELGSNFRSRPEILQWVNQVFEPCFPPEETDVAPRYVRLESGRPDSGEVPADLSGIRTVSIPGWCKNKQMVMEYEPERIARTIRGLVDSGATVTGKDGAPRPCAFGDFMVVTMKRAHLSPFSSALDRWSIPHQVSGGAALSEVPQLYDLYVAVRSAARPHDPVALVAVLKSSMFGFSDTDLMAYRLAGGEFRWDRPIPDGLETKLAERFVDVTQRLSLYARWLATLPVVPAMERMVEDLGLAAMAANQADGDLRVGSLYKALEVLRGAAAQRPLLDHVLETFRLLISGEEAHDGVAARPEPASLVRVMNLHKVKGLEAPVVFLATPVGQWSTSPSLHIVRDGDEVTGYAEVAGAAGGWGRPPAVALPPDWDDTWGPREEAFLIAELTRLLYVAATRAGSMLVVSRLEGKAGTHPWAFFSDHLEDAPELPDPEDAQPPDPPEEALGPDGDGDPSAYSKKWESLSRPGYEKSLPSRRAAPGKDPQPPTGEHGTGWGTVIHKLLEVAMGAAPDTPIDDPELEALAAAFLVEEDLPRDHAAEAVTTVRSVTSSAIWARALEAEQRLTEVPYNYLKSTDPMPVLESGVMDLVFKEDDGWVIVDYKTGSSDKDYSEQLGAYREAWESFDIGRVKEVGVLWVDGGEYEVLT is encoded by the coding sequence ATGAGTGATCCCGAGATCCGCCAGCTGCCCGACGCCGCCGAGCGCCGCAAGATCGAGGAGAACCTCGACACCAACTATCTCGTGGAGGCGGCGGCGGGGACCGGCAAGACAACGAGCATGATCAGGCGCATGGTGGCTCTCATCGCGTCCGGCAAGGCCCGCGCCCACCACATCGCCGCCGTGACCTTCACCCGCAAGGCCGCGTCGGAGCTCAAGGTGCGCTTCGTTCTGCAGCTGGAAGATGCCTGGGGAAAAGCCCTTGCCGACGGTGACGACGCAAAGGCCGCCCTTTTCGCCGACGCCCTGGAAAACTCCGGCAGGTGCTTCGTCGGCACCATCCACTCCTTTTGCGCCAGGCTTTTGAGGGAACGTCCCGTGGAAGCCGGCGTCGACCCGGCCTTTACCGAGATGGACGAGGCCGAGGACGGGCGGCTGCGCCGCGTGTCCTGGGATGAGCAGATGAGAGGCCTTACCGACGAGGCCGCGCGTGACCGCATCGTAAAGGCCGGGCTCTCGCCCGGGGAGCTGTTCGGGCTTTTCGAGACAGTGGTGGGGCACCCCGACGTCGACCGGTGGCCCGCCCCCGAACCCGTTCCTCCCGACATGTCCGGCGCCCTTGAAGCGTTCCGCAGGTACCTGGCCCACATCGATGGCCTGCTGCCACAGCTGCCCGACGAATTCGGTTCCGACACGCTCATACCGAGAATGCGCAGGGTACGGCGCATGGCACGCAACGCCCGGGACCTTTCCGATCCCCTGGCCCTGTTTAAGCTCCTGGAAACCTTCGGCCTTAAAGTCGTCGCCCGGAACAAGTTCTACCCCGGGGGAAAGGAGCAGGCCCGGGGCGAGGCCGAACTGTGGGTCCGGTTCAACGAAACCGTGGCCATTCCCGCCGTCAGGATGTTCAGGGAGTACCGCTACGCCGTCGCCATCCAGGCCGTTTATCCGGCGGTGGACCGCTACCGGCACACCCGAACCCTCCAGGGGTCCCTCAACTACGAGGACCTCCTGCTCAAGGCCGCCGCACTGCTCAGGGAAAACCCGGGAGTCAGGCGCTTTTTCCAGGACAGGTACCGGCGCCTCCTCGTCGACGAGTTCCAGGACACCGACCCGGTCCAGGCCGAGGTCATGATGTTCCTCACCTCCACCGACACCGGGGAAAGGGACTGGAAAAACTGCCCGCCGCGGCCAGGTTCCCTCTTCGTGGTGGGCGACCCGAAACAGTCCATCTACCGTTTCCGGCGCGCCGACATCATGATCTACAACGAGGTGCGCGACATCATCACCGGGCCCGACGCCATCACGGGAGCCGGCGGCGGGAAACTCGAACTGGGCTCGAACTTCCGGTCCCGCCCCGAGATCCTCCAATGGGTCAACCAGGTATTCGAACCGTGCTTCCCCCCCGAAGAGACCGACGTGGCCCCGCGCTACGTCAGGCTCGAATCCGGCCGCCCGGACTCCGGCGAGGTCCCGGCGGACCTTTCCGGCATCCGTACTGTCTCCATACCGGGCTGGTGCAAAAACAAGCAGATGGTCATGGAATACGAGCCGGAGAGGATCGCCCGCACCATCCGCGGCCTGGTGGATTCCGGGGCCACGGTGACCGGGAAGGATGGGGCACCGCGCCCCTGCGCCTTCGGCGACTTCATGGTGGTGACCATGAAGAGGGCGCACCTGTCTCCCTTTTCCAGCGCCCTTGACCGGTGGTCGATCCCCCACCAGGTGTCGGGCGGCGCCGCCTTAAGCGAGGTCCCCCAGCTTTACGACCTGTACGTGGCAGTAAGGAGCGCCGCGAGGCCCCACGACCCCGTAGCTCTTGTGGCGGTGTTAAAAAGCTCGATGTTCGGCTTTTCAGACACCGACCTCATGGCCTACCGCCTCGCCGGAGGGGAGTTCCGCTGGGACAGGCCGATACCCGACGGGCTCGAAACGAAGCTGGCGGAAAGGTTTGTTGATGTCACACAGCGCCTGTCCCTCTACGCCCGGTGGCTGGCCACCTTGCCCGTCGTGCCCGCCATGGAGCGCATGGTTGAGGACCTGGGCCTGGCGGCCATGGCAGCTAACCAGGCCGACGGGGACCTGAGGGTCGGGAGCCTGTACAAGGCACTGGAAGTTCTCAGGGGCGCCGCCGCCCAAAGGCCCCTTTTGGATCACGTCCTGGAAACGTTCCGGCTGCTCATCTCCGGCGAGGAGGCTCACGACGGCGTGGCGGCCCGGCCCGAGCCCGCCTCCCTGGTCCGGGTCATGAACCTGCACAAGGTGAAAGGGCTCGAAGCGCCGGTGGTCTTCCTGGCCACGCCTGTGGGGCAATGGAGCACCTCCCCGTCTCTCCATATTGTACGGGACGGCGACGAGGTCACCGGTTACGCCGAGGTGGCGGGAGCCGCCGGAGGCTGGGGACGGCCGCCCGCAGTCGCCCTCCCGCCGGACTGGGACGACACCTGGGGCCCCCGGGAAGAGGCGTTCCTCATTGCCGAGCTTACCCGCCTCCTGTACGTGGCGGCCACCCGGGCGGGGAGCATGCTGGTGGTTTCCCGGCTGGAGGGCAAGGCGGGCACCCACCCGTGGGCCTTTTTCAGCGACCACCTGGAAGATGCCCCTGAGCTGCCCGACCCGGAGGATGCCCAGCCTCCGGACCCGCCTGAAGAGGCGCTCGGACCCGACGGGGATGGAGACCCGTCAGCTTACTCAAAGAAATGGGAGAGCCTTTCAAGGCCCGGTTACGAAAAGAGTTTACCGTCGCGCCGCGCCGCCCCGGGCAAGGACCCCCAGCCCCCCACAGGCGAGCACGGCACCGGGTGGGGCACCGTGATCCACAAGCTGCTGGAGGTGGCCATGGGTGCTGCCCCGGATACACCTATAGACGACCCGGAGCTCGAAGCGCTGGCGGCGGCGTTCCTGGTGGAGGAGGACCTGCCCAGGGACCACGCGGCCGAAGCGGTCACCACCGTGCGCTCCGTCACTTCATCGGCTATCTGGGCAAGGGCCCTGGAAGCAGAGCAGCGCCTCACCGAGGTTCCCTACAACTACCTGAAGTCGACCGACCCCATGCCGGTGCTGGAGTCCGGCGTCATGGACCTGGTGTTTAAGGAAGACGACGGCTGGGTCATCGTGGATTACAAGACAGGGAGTAGTGACAAGGATTACAGTGAACAGCTGGGGGCTTACAGGGAGGCGTGGGAATCCTTCGATATCGGTAGAGTTAAAGAGGTGGGGGTGCTGTGGGTGGATGGGGGGGAGTATGAAGTGCTGACGTAG